One genomic region from uncultured Tateyamaria sp. encodes:
- a CDS encoding enoyl-ACP reductase, with translation MTGLLAGKRGLVMGVANDRSIAWGIAKALHEAGADLAFSYQGEAFGKRLEPLAASVGSDFMVDVDVTDDASLDAAFEALEARWPTIDFLIHAIAFSDKSELTGRFLNTSRANFKHSMDISAYSYIEVARRAHPMMVDNGGSLITLTYLGSNRVVPNYNVMGVAKAALESATRYLANDLGPDGIRVNAISPGPMKTLAGSAIAGARKTYKHTDQNAPLRSNATLEAVGGTAVYLCSDAGACTTGEIIRVDGGFHVLGMPQPDHL, from the coding sequence ATGACGGGATTGCTTGCAGGAAAACGCGGCCTTGTGATGGGAGTCGCAAATGACCGGTCCATTGCGTGGGGTATTGCCAAGGCATTGCACGAGGCCGGGGCGGACCTGGCGTTCAGCTATCAGGGCGAGGCCTTTGGCAAACGGCTGGAGCCGCTGGCCGCCAGCGTCGGATCCGACTTCATGGTGGATGTCGATGTCACCGACGACGCGTCGCTGGATGCCGCGTTCGAGGCCTTGGAAGCCCGTTGGCCCACGATTGACTTCCTGATCCATGCCATCGCGTTTTCGGACAAGTCCGAACTGACCGGCCGGTTCCTGAACACCAGCCGCGCCAACTTCAAGCATTCGATGGATATTTCGGCCTATTCCTACATCGAAGTCGCCCGCCGCGCGCATCCGATGATGGTGGACAATGGCGGGTCCCTGATCACGCTGACCTATCTGGGATCGAACCGTGTCGTGCCCAATTACAACGTGATGGGCGTGGCCAAGGCCGCGCTCGAATCCGCCACCCGCTATCTGGCGAACGATCTGGGACCGGACGGTATTCGCGTGAATGCCATCTCGCCCGGGCCGATGAAGACGCTGGCCGGGTCGGCCATTGCCGGGGCCCGCAAGACCTACAAGCACACCGACCAGAATGCGCCCTTGCGGTCAAACGCGACGCTTGAGGCCGTGGGGGGTACGGCTGTGTACCTGTGTTCCGATGCGGGCGCCTGCACCACGGGCGAGATCATTCGCGTCGATGGCGGGTTCCACGTTCTGGGGATGCCGCAACCGGATCACCTGTAG
- a CDS encoding sulfotransferase: MSIAQKIEQEIERCNTLASDWTLPTFLILGAMKSGTTTLHAHLASHPDLFAPHPKELHFFNQHFLKGLPWYAGHFDAAQGRICFETTPAYLFEPDTGYRVQATLPDAKFLIILRDPVDRCVSHYHHMLRTRRETLPFAEAIGLESSRTDKLYAQVKTRALVHSPELKWFSYVRRGHYIDQLQTWTKLFPKDRFLVLDFQDLCDSPQSVVDQVTDFLCVPGLRVDSTRQENAHARGGVSAQEEAELRDLFAPYNARLEAYLGRKLSWM, encoded by the coding sequence ATGAGCATCGCGCAAAAGATCGAGCAGGAGATTGAAAGGTGCAACACCCTTGCCTCTGACTGGACGCTGCCCACTTTTCTGATCCTTGGGGCCATGAAGTCCGGCACAACCACCCTGCACGCGCATCTTGCATCGCACCCGGATCTGTTTGCGCCGCACCCAAAAGAACTGCACTTTTTCAACCAGCATTTCCTGAAAGGGCTGCCTTGGTACGCTGGTCATTTTGATGCAGCGCAAGGCCGGATATGTTTTGAAACCACACCGGCCTATCTGTTCGAACCTGATACAGGCTACCGCGTGCAGGCCACGTTACCGGACGCGAAGTTCCTGATCATCCTGCGCGATCCGGTCGACCGATGTGTGTCGCATTACCATCACATGCTGCGCACCCGTCGCGAGACTCTCCCGTTTGCAGAGGCCATAGGCCTGGAGTCATCGCGGACCGACAAGCTGTATGCGCAGGTCAAGACACGCGCTTTGGTGCATAGCCCGGAACTAAAATGGTTCAGTTACGTCCGGCGCGGGCACTACATCGACCAGTTACAGACATGGACAAAACTGTTCCCCAAGGATCGATTCCTGGTGCTCGATTTCCAGGATCTCTGCGACAGCCCACAAAGCGTCGTGGATCAGGTAACGGACTTTCTTTGCGTGCCCGGTCTGCGTGTTGATTCGACACGGCAAGAAAACGCACACGCGCGCGGCGGCGTGTCCGCTCAGGAAGAAGCCGAATTGCGTGATCTTTTTGCGCCGTACAACGCGCGGCTTGAGGCATACCTCGGGCGCAAGCTGTCCTGGATGTGA